GTCTGCACGCCATTCAGGATCGCCCGGTGGCCGTGGATGGGCAGGTGGTGATCCGTCCCATGATGTACCTTGCGCTCACGTACGATCATCGGATCGTGGACGGCAGAGAGGCGGTCAGCTTCCTGCGACGCATCAAAGAGTGCATCGAGTCCCCCGAACGGATGCTGCTGGAGATCTGAAACTATGGCTTCTCAGGAATTCGACCTGGTCGTGATCGGTGCGGGGCCAGGCGGCTATACCGCCGCAATCCGGGCGGCCCAACTGGGAATGAGGGTGGCTTGCGTGGAGAAGGAGGATCGCCTCGGAGGAACGTGCCTGCGGGTGGGATGCATCCCTAGCAAGGCTTTGCTGGAAGCCACACGCGTCTACAGTCAGATCCGGGGCGGCCACCTCTCAAAATGGGGCATCAAAGCCGGGGACATCTCCGTGGATATTCCTGCGATGATGCGCCAGAAAGACCGCACGGTGGACACGCTGGCGCGAGGTATCGAATCGCTCTTCCGTAAGAACGGCGTCGCCCATATCCGTGGGGCGGCCCGGCTGGCTGGAAATGGCCGGGTGGAGGTGGAGGGATCGGGGACTCTGCAAAGTGCGCGAATACTCATCGCCACCGGCAGCCACCCCGCAACCATCCCCGGTGTCCGTCCCGACGGTGACCGGGTGGGAACCAGCACCGATGCTCTCTCCTGGGACGAGGCCCCCGCGCATCTTGCGGTCATCGGGGCGGGATACATCGGACTGGAGCTGGGCTCGGTCTGGAGCCGGCTGGGCTCGAAGGTCACCGTGCTGGAGTTTCTTCCGCGGATTCTGCCGGGAGTGGATTCGGAGGTGGCGACAGAGGCGCAAAAGATCTTCAAGAAGCAGGGACTGGAGTTCCGGCTGCAAGCGCGGGTCTCTGGCGTGACCTGTCAGGAGGGGAGAGCCATCGTTCACCTGCAGGGAGGAGACGACCTGGAGTGTGACAGAGTGCTGGTGGCAACCGGCCGTGTTCCGTGTACGGACAGTCTGGGCCTGGAAGAAGCCGGCGTCCAGACGGACGAGAAGGGCCGGATCATCGTCGACGAATCATTCCAGACCACCGCGCCAGGGATCTTTGCCATCGGAGACGTTATCGCCGGGCCAATGCTTGCGCACAAGGCTGAAGAAGAAGGCGTCGCGTGCGTGGAACGGATGGCGACCGGCCATGGGCACGTGGACCATAATCTCATACCCGGTGTGGTCTATACCGATCCGGAGATCGCGTCCGTCGGCAGGACCGAGGACGAACTGAGAGAACAGGGAACAGAGTACCGGAAAGGAGTCTTCCCTTTCAAAGCCAATTCTCGCGCGCGCTGCACAGACGCGACGGAAGGCTTCGTCAAGGTGCTCGCCGACGCAAAGACCGACCGGGTGCTGGGGATCCATATCCTGGGATCTCACGCGGGAGACCTGATCGCCGAGGCAACGGCCGCGATAACCTTCGGAGCGTCTAGCGAGGACATCGCCCGGACCTGCCACGCCCATCCCACCCTTGCTGAGGCCATCAAGGAAGCCGCGTTGGCGGTGGACGGAAGGGCCATCAATTTTTAGGCAGGAGTCTGCGGTCGAGAGTTCAGACTTCAGGGTCTGGGTCCAAGTTGTCGGCTTTTCGGGGCTCAAAGGATTGCTGGGCTTTAGTGAAGTGAAATAGAGGCGCAAGCGGGCAGCCAGTGAAACGATATCCGTGCGGAGATGCGGTCGTTGAACTAACCCTGGGAGACATCACGGCGCAGGATACGGATGCCATCGTCAATGCGGCCAACCGTTCCCTGCTCGGCGGCGGGGGAGTAGACGGAGCCATACATCGCGCCGGCGGGCCGGCCATCGTGGAAGAATGCCGGAGGCTCGGCGGGTGCGAGACAGGCGACGCCAAGATCACCACCGGCGGCGCCCTCAAGGCCAGGCGTGTCATCCACGCTGTGGGGCCTGTTTACACCGGCAGATCACAGGATGCAGAGCTGCTGGCCAGCGCCTACCGAAGATCCCTTGAAGTCGCCGTGGAAAACGGCCTGAAGACCGTAGCGTTTCCATCCATCAGCACAGGTGCATACCGCTACCCCGTCCACCAGGCCGCACCGATCGCCCTCTCCACTGTCCGGGACTTTCTTCTGGCGGGAGCGCCCATTACCCTGGTACGGTTTGTTCTCTACGACTCCACCACTTTCCGCGCCTACGAGGAAGCAGCGCAACGCATCTTCGGAGATTCCGGGCAACCCTGACCCATTCACGCTGTTTTGAAAAACGGCCCCGGGTCTGGTGACTCCGGGGCCTGTTATCTTTTCGTGCCGTGATGCGGCAGCTACGGCACTGTCACCTTCCTCCACGATGTCGTCACCATGCGCTCTGTGCCGCCAGCGTCCCTGTAGCGCAGGGTCAGCTTCACGAAGAACGATGACAGATCCGTGGTGAACTGCAGGTCGCGCTCCAGAGTTCCGCCCATCGGCAGGTCTCCGTTCCCGAACGCCAGCGGAGATCCCTCCGAGGCCGGAGTGCCTATCACCACGGAAGTGGGAGACACCTGAATCCCGACGCACCGCACCTCGGTGGCCGGTCCGCCCGTGTTCCCCAGCTGCGCCGTTACCGTCACGCTGCCACCGGACCGCGACACCACAGGGAACTCCAGCGTGAACGCCGGAAGCGCCGCACTCGGAGTCTGGAACGAATACTCCGCCGACGTGGTGGTTATGTTCGTATAGTAGTCTTTCGACCTAACCACGAAGAAATAGGTGGTCCCCGGCGTCAGGCCTGTCAGGTTCACGATGTGCCCCGTCACGAAGTCCGGCCCGTCCACGGTCTGCGTGTAGTTGCCGCTCTCCGTTCCCAGGAGCACCTGCGAGCTGGACTGCCTGTCTGTGCTCCACGCGATGCTGGCTGTGGTGGCAGTGATGTTGGACACCTGGATATTGGAGATGATGGGCCCCGTGTTCTCGGGGAAGATGTCGCCCTCGCGGCGCGGCCGCAGCACCGGACGGAGCTGATCTCCATCCTTCTCGCAGGAGACCAGCGCCTTCAGAGTGACCACGGAGCCAACAGGCGGCGCGGCGGCGCCCTCCGGCAGAAGCACCTTCAGGTCATACTTGCCCGCTCCCTCGCCCAGCACGAAGCTGTCGGCAGCGGCGCTCATCACGATTCCGGTCACCTTCACGAACAGCCCGATGGCGTTGAGGCCGGCGCCGCCCGCCATTCCCTTCTGACCGGCACCCGTCACCGGATCATAGAAGAAGTCGCCGCTGTGCAGAGCCCGAAGGTTGGTGACCAGCGGCTCCACTGTCCCGGACGCCACCCTAACCACACGGCTCGCCCGGATGATACGCTCGCCGTTGCTATCCGTGTCCAGGGTTCCGGTGACGTTCACCCGCTCCCCTTCGAATGCCCCCATCTCCGTCACGCGGATGCCGCTTGCGCGGTCGAGCGACGCCACATACATCCCATCACTGAAGAGGCCCGTGACCGCCACGCCCTCCGTGCCGCCCAGCTCCACCTCGGCGCCGTCCGGCAGCAGCCTGGCCTGCCCGATGGTCTTCTCGCCTGCTGCGATCTCTTCGTAGATCAGCGTGTATTGGCCGGTGCTGTTGTAGTCGAAGATATGAAGCTTGTGCTCCCTGCGCACCGGCTGTCCCACCAGCCGGATGGTGCGGTGCGTGGTCCAGGCGTTGTCGTCCAGACGCACCTCCCGGCCGTCGGAGCGCAGCACCTTTTTCAGGCGGTAGCGCTCCTGCCCCGGCTCCTCGGCCCGGATGTAGACGAACCCGGACGGTACGATGGCCGTCAGCAAAGCCTGCATCTTGGACGGACTGATGAACCCGTCTATCACCGGATTCAGCCCGATGTTCACCGGCGCGGTGGTCCCGTCGCTGTTGTAAAGCGTGTCCGGGTAGTGATCCGCGTCCGGGACGTCGTTGACCAGGAAGTCCGGCTTAAAGTCGTCGGTCGGGTCCTCCACCCGAACCACGTGGTTCAGCTCGTGGATGTTGACGCTGTCAATCAGCGACAGACGAGGGTCTCCCAAACCATCAATATGTTCGAATGTGGCCTTGTATTCTACGAAACGCCCCTGCAGGGTGCTGGTCATCATCCAGCGCGCCACCGCGGACTTTCCGGGTTCCAGATCTCCCAGATTCACCGAGAGCGACGGCGACACCATGCTGGTGTTGACCTGCGTTCCGATGATCTTAAAGTCAATGAGCAGACCTTTCTCGTTGTCCACGATCTCGGGCTGAGAAGACGTGATGCGGACGTTGCGCGCCACCCCCTTGCCCCGGTTGGTCATCAGCAGACCCAGAGGGAACGGCTCCGCCGGCTCGATCTGCGGGGTGAACGGGTCGTCGGAATACACATCCCGCACCAGGAAGTAGTCCAGATACAGCAGCGGGTCCGGACGCACCGTGATGCGCGCCGGAAACAGCGGGATGCTGACCTGCGTATCCCCCTGCCTGTATTCCAGAAGACCGCCGATGAAGTAGTCCTGCGGCTGATCAGGGGCCGCCTCGCGGTTCGGGATGATGGTCCACACCGCCCGGGCAGTAGCGCCGGGCGCAATAGTCCCGTTGCCGTCAACATCGCTGATGCCCGTTAGCTCCGGCGGCCGAATACCGAACCGGTCGTTGGCGCTGTTATCCTGCTGGTCTGTGATCAGGATTGCAACCAGCACGTTCTGAAGCGCCACGTTCTCCGGCAGATTGTTGATCTCCAGCGTGGCCCGGAACGCAGTGCGCGTCAGGGCAACCTCCTGGCTGATTTTGATGCGCACGCGCGCGCAGACTCCCACCTCCTCCGGCAACAGGTCGGCGGCGGCACCGGCCGCGAGGACCGGAACGGCGATCAGGACGAACAGAAGGATGCGCACCATTCTCGACATCTCTCGTGAGCTCTTTCTAGAACACATCGACCCTGGTCCTTATCACCTTGCCGCCGTATTTCCTGATGACGGCATCACCATTGTCCTCGGGCCGTTCATCCTTACCGGGTTTCTTCACCGGCGGCCCGACAATCGACGTGGAGGTTGCCGCCAGCGAGTTTCCACCCGATGGCAGCGGACCGCAGGAACCGCCGCTCAGGCTGATCCCCCACCCGCCGCCGATGACGGGACGGAAGCCGGGACCCAAACCGCCGCTGCCACCAGAGCCTCCACCGGGCCAGGTACCTGAAGTATCTGAAGACGGAGGCGGCGCGGGAATGGGCAGACACTTGGCGGCATCTATCAGAGCACCCGTGTCTCCCAGGATGGCCTCGGTCATCTTGCAGATGCAGCACGGAGCGCCTGTCAGAGCGCTGAGCGACTCACACGCGTACTGGAACAGGCAGCGGATGGCATCCGGACACTTGGCCAGACCCACCCCGTCAACGATCCCACTGGCGCAGACCGCGACGTCAAAGCCGCACGAGACGGCATCCCATATGGCCTTTGCGACATTAAAGATGGTCGTGTCTATGGACTCGCTCCGCCAGCGGTTACCATCGCAGACGTAGTAGTAGATCACCTCACCATTGATGGAGAGGTCGCACGGCTCGTCCCACTCTCCGGCGGTGCGCACCCCTTCCGCCTGTGCCGTCGCCTGCAGCGCTTCAGCACCTGCGAGCGTCGCCACCTGCGGCACACCCGGCGGCCAACCGTCCGCCCTGCGCCGATAAAGTACCGGCACCACGATGGAGCTCTGTGCCGGGAGAACGCCGATGTCCCGAATCAGCGGGATGATGTAATAGTCCGGGTGCTGCCCGAAGTTGATCTGCGTTCCCAGCGCGGCGATCAGGCCATGGTTGGTGATGGTGAACTCCACGACGGAGGTCTGGCCCTCCAGCACGGGCACGAAGGCATATGGAGGATCCACCGTTACCACAGGCGCCGGCACGTGCGTCTCGAAAACGGCCTCGATGGAGATCTTGTAGCGGTCCTGGATCTCGATCTGCTCCACCGTCCACGTATAGGTGACGAGCTGCCTCGGCATGAATGCGATGACCTCGGTCAGCTTGCCCGCTTCCACGAGCACCGGCTGCTTG
The sequence above is drawn from the Armatimonadota bacterium genome and encodes:
- a CDS encoding dihydrolipoyl dehydrogenase, producing the protein MASQEFDLVVIGAGPGGYTAAIRAAQLGMRVACVEKEDRLGGTCLRVGCIPSKALLEATRVYSQIRGGHLSKWGIKAGDISVDIPAMMRQKDRTVDTLARGIESLFRKNGVAHIRGAARLAGNGRVEVEGSGTLQSARILIATGSHPATIPGVRPDGDRVGTSTDALSWDEAPAHLAVIGAGYIGLELGSVWSRLGSKVTVLEFLPRILPGVDSEVATEAQKIFKKQGLEFRLQARVSGVTCQEGRAIVHLQGGDDLECDRVLVATGRVPCTDSLGLEEAGVQTDEKGRIIVDESFQTTAPGIFAIGDVIAGPMLAHKAEEEGVACVERMATGHGHVDHNLIPGVVYTDPEIASVGRTEDELREQGTEYRKGVFPFKANSRARCTDATEGFVKVLADAKTDRVLGIHILGSHAGDLIAEATAAITFGASSEDIARTCHAHPTLAEAIKEAALAVDGRAINF
- a CDS encoding O-acetyl-ADP-ribose deacetylase gives rise to the protein MKRYPCGDAVVELTLGDITAQDTDAIVNAANRSLLGGGGVDGAIHRAGGPAIVEECRRLGGCETGDAKITTGGALKARRVIHAVGPVYTGRSQDAELLASAYRRSLEVAVENGLKTVAFPSISTGAYRYPVHQAAPIALSTVRDFLLAGAPITLVRFVLYDSTTFRAYEEAAQRIFGDSGQP